A window from Balearica regulorum gibbericeps isolate bBalReg1 chromosome 1, bBalReg1.pri, whole genome shotgun sequence encodes these proteins:
- the PLBD1 gene encoding phospholipase B-like 1 isoform X2, with protein MAWFGGGVCCCWLVLLWAAAGGRAEIRYATVYWNRAEKTLQVKNTLDRSGDAYGFYNNTIQTTGWGVLEIRAGYGSQTLRNEDIMYAAGFLEGYLTAPHMYDHAANMYPQLIKNPTIRRGVQNFMAKQDQWTRQQIRNNKDDPFWRHAGYIIAQLDGLYMGALEWAKLHKQTPLSIFDVQFLNAVGDLLDLIPALFEYSTRSGQCNVELGSHGKYQWDMGHCSALIKVLPGYENIYFAHSSWFTYAATLRIYKHWNFNIVDPDTSTSRVSFSSYPGFLVSLDDFYILGSGLVMLQTTNSVFNQTLIKQVVPESLLAWQRVRIANMMADSGKTWAETFSKCNSGTYNNQYMVLDLKKVKLQKSLDDGALYIVEQIPTLVEYSDQTNVLRKDYQRDPYAEHNPCNTICCREDLNPSFPVPAGCYDSKVSDFRLASAFTATAINGPPVQGGLPVFTWRRFNHTRHQGLPDSYNFHFVTMRPIL; from the exons atggccTGGTTCGGCGGCGGTGTGTGCTGCTGTTGGCTCGTCCTCCTgtgggcggcggcggggggtcGAGCAG AAATCCGCTATGCAACTGTGTACTGGAATAGAGCTGAAAAAACACTTCAGGTCAAGAATACACTGGACAGGAGTGGAGATGCCTATGGTTTCTACAATAACACTATACAGACAACGGGTTGGGGAGTTCTGGAGATCAGAGCAGGCTATGGCAGTCAGACCTTAAGGAATGAAGATATCATGTATGCAGCTGGCTTCTTGGAAGGCTATCTCACAGCTCC GCATATGTATGACCATGCTGCAAATATGTATCCACAGTTAATTAAGAATCCCACCATTCGACGTGGAGTTCAGAACTTTATGGC GAAACAAGATCAATGGACAAGACaacaaatcagaaataataAGGATGACCCCTTTTGGAGGCATGCTGGCTATATTATTGCACAGTTGGATGGTCTATACATGGGAGCCCTCGAGTGGGCTAAACTACACAAACAAACA cCACTGAGCATCTTTGATGTCCAGTTTTTGAATGCAGTTGGAGACCTGTTGGACCTCATTCCTGCATTATTTGAATATTCTACACGGAGTGGACAATGCAACGTGGAGCTAGGAAGCCATGGGAAATATCAGTGGGATATGGGTCACTGCTCTGCACTCATCAAG gtTTTACCTGGATATGAGAATATATATTTTGCCCATTCCAGCTGGTTTACATATGCGGCCACACTGAGAATATATAAGCATTGGAACTTCAATATAGTTGATCCAGACACTAGCACCAGCCGTGTCTCCTTCAGTAGTTACCCAG GCTTTTTGGTGTCCCTGGATGACTTTTACATACTAGGCAGTGGCTTGGTAATGTTGCAGACTACCAACAGCGTGTTCAACCAAACCCTCATTAAGCAAGTGGTGCCCGAATCCCTGTTAGCTTGGCAGAGGGTCCGCATTGCTAACATGATGGCAGATAGTGGCAAGACTTGGGCAGAAACCTTCTCAAAATGCAATTCTG GGACCTACAACAACCAGTACATGGTGCTGGACCTGAAGAAGGTCAAGCTGCAGAAGAGCCTTGATGATGGTGCATTGTACATTGTTGAGCAGATCCCAACCCTTGTGGAATATTCTGATCAAACAAATGTTCTCCGGAAAG ACTACCAGCGCGATCCTTATGCTGAACACAATCCTTGCAACACCATTTGTTGCCGGGAAGACTTGAATCCTTCTTTTCCAGTGCCTGCAGGCTGCTATGACTCCAAG GTGTCAGATTTCCGCCTGGCTTCAGCGTTCACAGCCACTGCAATCAATGGCCCCCCAGTACAGGGTGGTCTCCCTGTCTTCACCTGGAGACGGTTTAACCACACACGACATCAGGGCCTGCCAGATTCATACAACTTTCATTTTGTCACCATGAGGCCGATCCTGTAA
- the PLBD1 gene encoding phospholipase B-like 1 isoform X1: MAWFGGGVCCCWLVLLWAAAGGRAEIRYATVYWNRAEKTLQVKNTLDRSGDAYGFYNNTIQTTGWGVLEIRAGYGSQTLRNEDIMYAAGFLEGYLTAPHMYDHAANMYPQLIKNPTIRRGVQNFMAKQDQWTRQQIRNNKDDPFWRHAGYIIAQLDGLYMGALEWAKLHKQTPLSIFDVQFLNAVGDLLDLIPALFEYSTRSGQCNVELGSHGKYQWDMGHCSALIKVLPGYENIYFAHSSWFTYAATLRIYKHWNFNIVDPDTSTSRVSFSSYPGFLVSLDDFYILGSGLVMLQTTNSVFNQTLIKQVVPESLLAWQRVRIANMMADSGKTWAETFSKCNSGTYNNQYMVLDLKKVKLQKSLDDGALYIVEQIPTLVEYSDQTNVLRKGYWPSYNIPFHEKIYNLSGYAAYVEKYGMDFSYELAPRAKIFRRDQGKVNNLESMKYIMRYNNYQRDPYAEHNPCNTICCREDLNPSFPVPAGCYDSKVSDFRLASAFTATAINGPPVQGGLPVFTWRRFNHTRHQGLPDSYNFHFVTMRPIL, encoded by the exons atggccTGGTTCGGCGGCGGTGTGTGCTGCTGTTGGCTCGTCCTCCTgtgggcggcggcggggggtcGAGCAG AAATCCGCTATGCAACTGTGTACTGGAATAGAGCTGAAAAAACACTTCAGGTCAAGAATACACTGGACAGGAGTGGAGATGCCTATGGTTTCTACAATAACACTATACAGACAACGGGTTGGGGAGTTCTGGAGATCAGAGCAGGCTATGGCAGTCAGACCTTAAGGAATGAAGATATCATGTATGCAGCTGGCTTCTTGGAAGGCTATCTCACAGCTCC GCATATGTATGACCATGCTGCAAATATGTATCCACAGTTAATTAAGAATCCCACCATTCGACGTGGAGTTCAGAACTTTATGGC GAAACAAGATCAATGGACAAGACaacaaatcagaaataataAGGATGACCCCTTTTGGAGGCATGCTGGCTATATTATTGCACAGTTGGATGGTCTATACATGGGAGCCCTCGAGTGGGCTAAACTACACAAACAAACA cCACTGAGCATCTTTGATGTCCAGTTTTTGAATGCAGTTGGAGACCTGTTGGACCTCATTCCTGCATTATTTGAATATTCTACACGGAGTGGACAATGCAACGTGGAGCTAGGAAGCCATGGGAAATATCAGTGGGATATGGGTCACTGCTCTGCACTCATCAAG gtTTTACCTGGATATGAGAATATATATTTTGCCCATTCCAGCTGGTTTACATATGCGGCCACACTGAGAATATATAAGCATTGGAACTTCAATATAGTTGATCCAGACACTAGCACCAGCCGTGTCTCCTTCAGTAGTTACCCAG GCTTTTTGGTGTCCCTGGATGACTTTTACATACTAGGCAGTGGCTTGGTAATGTTGCAGACTACCAACAGCGTGTTCAACCAAACCCTCATTAAGCAAGTGGTGCCCGAATCCCTGTTAGCTTGGCAGAGGGTCCGCATTGCTAACATGATGGCAGATAGTGGCAAGACTTGGGCAGAAACCTTCTCAAAATGCAATTCTG GGACCTACAACAACCAGTACATGGTGCTGGACCTGAAGAAGGTCAAGCTGCAGAAGAGCCTTGATGATGGTGCATTGTACATTGTTGAGCAGATCCCAACCCTTGTGGAATATTCTGATCAAACAAATGTTCTCCGGAAAG GTTACTGGCCTTCATACAATATCCCTTTCCATGAAAAGATTTACAATCTCAGTGGGTATGCGGCATACGTTGAGAAGTATGGCATGGATTTCTCTTACGAGCTTGCTCCAAGAGCAAAAATCTTCCGTCGAGACCAGGGCAAGGTGAACAACCTGGAAAGCATGAAGTACATCATGAGATACAACA ACTACCAGCGCGATCCTTATGCTGAACACAATCCTTGCAACACCATTTGTTGCCGGGAAGACTTGAATCCTTCTTTTCCAGTGCCTGCAGGCTGCTATGACTCCAAG GTGTCAGATTTCCGCCTGGCTTCAGCGTTCACAGCCACTGCAATCAATGGCCCCCCAGTACAGGGTGGTCTCCCTGTCTTCACCTGGAGACGGTTTAACCACACACGACATCAGGGCCTGCCAGATTCATACAACTTTCATTTTGTCACCATGAGGCCGATCCTGTAA